GAGATTTCTTGAAtctcatcatcatcttgAAACATTTCAGAATTATCCTGCTCATCATCTAACccaataatttcaattacAGAGCTTCCAAAAGATTGAGAATTGTCGTTTCCTGGATTCATACAACTTTCATACCTGGATCTACTAAGCGCATATTGAAATAGGATATCTTCTAGAAGTTGGAATCTGGATTCAGGGCTTCCAGAATTCAAGGAGGCTCTAGCAGCAGCCAAAAATGTAGAAATGAGTAAGTGTTTGGATTTGAGGTGCTGTAAAAAGCGCTTGCATTCAACCTCAGCATTTTCATCTCCAATATGAACGCAGATAGGACACATGGTAGTCATATGGTTACTTTCTTGTTGAGTTTCTGAATATTCGTCTTTGTGCATAGTCTCACAGTGACTAATTAAGGATTCTACGTTATATTTCAAGCAAGAGCTGTTGggtatttttgaattcatGAGACATAAAGGGCAGACAAAGGTAGGACCAGTCGTGTTAGAGGTAGTGCGAGTGTTAGAAGGGCCATTACTACTTTGAGCTTGAAGATCGTTGTTTACAAAGCTTTGTTTGCTTAGAGAGGCAATCAATTTACTCTCTGAGGTTGGAGAATCGTCTTCTTTGCAGTAGGAGCATTTAGAAGCGTGGCTATTTGCCTCAGATATAGAAATTTCAGCTCCGCAGTGACATTTAGTCTTTGTCTCAT
This Cryptosporidium parvum Iowa II chromosome 7, whole genome shotgun sequence DNA region includes the following protein-coding sequences:
- a CDS encoding ring domain-containing protein — translated: EVECGGAFEIEMFEWTNIFSSFSRPSDLALDTDKNDVSKDFIEIPEQFMCPICLGAFVDPCTLSCSHSFCISCVRGSHECPICRSLLKEELWLSKSDQLVDQSILRSMNETKTKCHCGAEISISEANSHASKCSYCKEDDSPTSESKLIASLSKQSFVNNDLQAQSSNGPSNTRTTSNTTGPTFVCPLCLMNSKIPNSSCLKYNVESLISHCETMHKDEYSETQQESNHMTTMCPICVHIGDENAEVECKRFLQHLKSKHLLISTFLAAARASLNSGSPESRFQLLEDILFQYALSRSRYESCMNPGNDNSQSFGSSVIEIIGLDDEQDNSEMFQDDDEIQEIS